The DNA region ACCCGATGCCACCTCGGCCGACGCACCTGACGCCTCGGCCGACGGGGCCGACGCCTCGGCAATAAACCGGATGCTTCTCGTCCGGTAGCGGTGATGGAATATGCCGGTGCCCGCATTGCCCGGTTTCCTCCACAACCTGATCCCGCCGACGCCGTTGTCGAAGCGTCTGGCGACGCAGTCGCTGCTCTTCGCAGCGGGGGACGGGACGTTCAACACCGCGGCCGCGTTCTACCTCGTCGCGTTCGTCGGCCTGAGCCCGGCGCAGATCGGTGTCGGGCTGACCGTCGCCGGGATCGCGAGCTTCCTCACCGCCTACCCGATGGGCCGGCTGGCCGACGTCATCGGCCCGAAGCGGATCTGGGCGATCAGCGCCCTGATCAGCGCGTTGATGTTCGCGACGATGCCGTTCATCCACGGCTTCTGGGCCTACCTCGCCGTCATCGTCGTCTTCGAGGTGGTCAACAATGCGGGCGGCGCCGGCCGGAACGCGTACGTCCTCGATGTCCTCCCCGACAAGGAGCGGGTCGAGACGCAGGCGTTCATGTACTCCAGCCTCAACCTCGGCTTCACCATCGGTGCCCTGATCGCCGGCATCGCGCTCGCGATGGACACCGACGCGGTGCTCAAGTGGGGCGTGCCGTTCTTCGCGCTGGCGATCGGGATCGCCAACTCGGTCTGGATCACCCGGCTGCCGAAGGCGCCCCACGACGAGCGCCGCGCGGCCGGCGAGGTCACCGAGAAGCTGCCCGGTCCGGGCGCCCTGCGCAACGTCGGCTGGCTCCTGGTGACGACCTTCACCGGCACGCTGTGGTCCAACCAGGTGCTGCTGCACACCGTGATCCCGCTGTGGCTGGTCGAGTACACCGACTCGCCGCGCTGGCTGCTGGCCTGGCTCTTCGCGACCAACACGGTGCTGTGCATCATCCTCCCGGCCTACACCTCGAAGGGCGTCCACAGCGTCCGCGACGCGTTGCGGCGCGTCTGGTGGAGCAGCGCGTTCTTCGTCGCCGCCTGCGCGATCACGCTGGTCACCCACGACACCCGCGGCATCCTCACCATCTTCCTGGTCTGGGTCGGCCACGTGGCCGTGACCGGCGCCGAGCTGGCCATCGGCTCGGCCGGCTGGGCCTTCCAGGCCGAGCTCATGGACCCGGCCAGACGAGGTGAGTACGAGGGCGTCGCCGGCATCGGCCGCCAGCTCGGCGGCGCCTGGGCGCCGGCCCTGTTCACCTTCCTCGCGATGGGCTGGCACCCCGAGTTCTACAGCGGTGCCGGCTGGATCGTGATCGGCGCGATCATCGTCGCCGCCGCGGCCGCGATGGGTCCGTCGACCCGGATGGCCGTACGTTTCAAGGAGACCCACTTCCCGCGCGAGAACGAGCCCGAGCCGGCCGCCGCCTAGCTCGAACCGGGGGATCGGCGCAGGATCCGGGCGATCCGCTCGCCGAGGTAGGGCGCCAACGTCTCCGCGTAGAGCGGGGAGATGTGGAAGCCGTCGAGGTAGACCTCCAGGTTGCCGACGACGGGCGAGCACCGCCTCTTCGCGCAGAAGTAGGAGGTGAGGTCGACGTGATGGGCGTTCTCGGCCAGCCGGGTGGCGCCCAGGCTCCCGTCGTCGCGTACGACCCTGCCGCGTCTCCGTGAGCACTCGGCCGAGGCCGCCAGCCCGTGGTCGTCGACGCACGGCTGGACCACGCGGGCGAAGAGCGCGCTGCTGCCCTCGAAGATGGGCGAGTCCTGGACCGCGATCACCGGCACCGACGGGTCCGGCCTGGTCGCCCACGCGTCCGCCATCCCGCGGCTGAGCGCCTCGACCTCGCTCTCACCGGGCGAGGCCTCGACCTTCACCAGGCTGGAGTGGACCACGACGTACGCGTCGATCCCCTCCTCCGAAGCGATGTACGCCGCCAGCTTCCGCTTCCACTGGTTGCACAGCTCGACGCTCGCCTCGGGTGTGCCGACGCGGTCCCGGGCGTTCCAGTGGCAGCCGGCCCGGCCGGCCACGTCGATGCGCCAGCCGCGGCTCTCGGCGATGGCGCGGTAGGCGGGTACGAACTGGTGGTTGTGGGAGTCGCCGATGGCGAGCAGCCGGCGCGTGTAGCCGGTCTTCGGGCCGAGCGTGCACATCCTCAGCTCGACCGGCCGCTCCTTGTTGGACCAGCACGCCGACCCGTCCGGAGCCTGGTAGCCCAGGCTCGCGTCGACCAGCGTCGACGGGCGCTCGCAGTCGGTGAGCGCCGGGTCGAGCGCGGCGGCGCCGATGCAGCCCGCGTAGCGCTCGGCGGCCTCGACCGCGGCCGCCTTCCGGGCGGCATCCTGGCGTTCCACCTCGCTGGTGACCACCAGCGTGCCGCCAACAACCAGGCCGAGCACCACGGGGACCGTCACGAGCCGCACCACGCCGGTGAACGGTGCCCCGATCCGGGTGACCGGCCGCTCGACGTACCGATGGGTGAGCCAGGCCAGCACCGCCGATCCGGACAGGACCACGACCGCTGCGAGCACGTTGGTGCGGGTCGCGTACGTCCAGCTCAGCCACGCCACCAGCAGCGGCCAGTGCCACAGGTAGAGCGGGAAGGAGATGTCGGCGACGAACCGCAGCGGCCTGACAGCGAGGAGATGCTGCGGGCCCCATCGAGCAGAGGACCCGGAGCCGATCACGACCAGGAGCGCCCCGCCGACCGGCCACAGCGCCCAGGGGCCGGGGAACAGGGCGGCGCCGTCGAGCACGAACCCCGAGCTCGCGACGAGTGCCAACCCGAGCCAGGCGAGCACCGGACGCACCACCACCGGCGGGCGCAGGCGGTCGAGCCCGAGCGCGATCAGCGCGCCCGCACCGAGCTCCCAGAAACGCGCCCAGGAGTGGAAGTAGGCCACCTGCTGATCGGCCGCCCCGAGCCGCCAGGCGAAGACGAACGAGGCGACCGTCGCCAGCGCGACGGCGACG from Nocardioides luteus includes:
- a CDS encoding acyltransferase family protein, encoding MPQPPSSQRIAEIHGLRGLALALVVVFHLFGNGRVSGGVDVFLALTGFLVTRSLVRRVTSSELHLADHYGRTFLRLSAPMLIVLAGTAVLMVAVMPRSMWSSTLREIAASAAYVLNWEMIRSQLAYGAAGPSASPLQHFWSLAVQGQFLLVWPLVVVVLGRLARRLRLVMAVAVALATVASFVFAWRLGAADQQVAYFHSWARFWELGAGALIALGLDRLRPPVVVRPVLAWLGLALVASSGFVLDGAALFPGPWALWPVGGALLVVIGSGSSARWGPQHLLAVRPLRFVADISFPLYLWHWPLLVAWLSWTYATRTNVLAAVVVLSGSAVLAWLTHRYVERPVTRIGAPFTGVVRLVTVPVVLGLVVGGTLVVTSEVERQDAARKAAAVEAAERYAGCIGAAALDPALTDCERPSTLVDASLGYQAPDGSACWSNKERPVELRMCTLGPKTGYTRRLLAIGDSHNHQFVPAYRAIAESRGWRIDVAGRAGCHWNARDRVGTPEASVELCNQWKRKLAAYIASEEGIDAYVVVHSSLVKVEASPGESEVEALSRGMADAWATRPDPSVPVIAVQDSPIFEGSSALFARVVQPCVDDHGLAASAECSRRRGRVVRDDGSLGATRLAENAHHVDLTSYFCAKRRCSPVVGNLEVYLDGFHISPLYAETLAPYLGERIARILRRSPGSS
- a CDS encoding MFS transporter; amino-acid sequence: MPALPGFLHNLIPPTPLSKRLATQSLLFAAGDGTFNTAAAFYLVAFVGLSPAQIGVGLTVAGIASFLTAYPMGRLADVIGPKRIWAISALISALMFATMPFIHGFWAYLAVIVVFEVVNNAGGAGRNAYVLDVLPDKERVETQAFMYSSLNLGFTIGALIAGIALAMDTDAVLKWGVPFFALAIGIANSVWITRLPKAPHDERRAAGEVTEKLPGPGALRNVGWLLVTTFTGTLWSNQVLLHTVIPLWLVEYTDSPRWLLAWLFATNTVLCIILPAYTSKGVHSVRDALRRVWWSSAFFVAACAITLVTHDTRGILTIFLVWVGHVAVTGAELAIGSAGWAFQAELMDPARRGEYEGVAGIGRQLGGAWAPALFTFLAMGWHPEFYSGAGWIVIGAIIVAAAAAMGPSTRMAVRFKETHFPRENEPEPAAA